Genomic window (Sphingomonas japonica):
TTCGATGATCGTGCCGTCGGGGAGCTGGACGGTGTTGGTGCCGCCGACCAGATTCTGCCGCCGCGAATAGCCGCCCGACGCGCTGAGCGAAGGCAGCAGGCTGCCGCGCGCCTGTACCAGCGATTCGCGCGCCTGACGCAGCCGCGCGACCGCCTGGCCGACGTCGAGATTGTCGCGGGTCGCGGTCTCGACCAGTTCGCCGAGCAGCGGATCGTCGAATTGTGCCCACCAGCGGGTCAGATCGACCTGCGGCGCAGGCGGGGCGGCGACCGAATAGGCGTCGGGTACGCCGAGGTCGGAAGCGCTCGACGGGCGATAGTCGGGGCCGACACTGCAGCCGGCGAGCGCGAGCGCCGAAGCGGTGAGGACGAGGAAGGGCCTGGCGAACATGGCGGCACGAATGCCGCAGGCTTTACGTCGGCGTCCAGTAATTTAGTGTCGCAGAATGTATCGACGTCCCGCGCACCGGTCAGGATGCAACCCCCCGCGGTTTCGCCGGTTGGCGGGAAAACCCATAAAGCGATATGCGTTCAAGGAGATGCCGCATGGCCCAGCCCGACCTCTACCCGGTTCCGCCCGAATGGGCCGCGCGGGCCAAAGTCGATGCGGCAAGCTATGCGCAGCTCCACGGCCGCAGCCTGGCCGATCCGGGGAGCTTCTGGCTCGAACAGGCGCGGCGGCTCGACTGGGTCAAGCGGCCGGAGATCGCAGGCGACTGGTCGTTCGACGAAAAGGATTTTCACATCCAGTGGTTCGCCGACGGTAAGCTCAACGCCGCCGCCAACTGCATCGACCGGCACCTCAAGGAGCGCAGCGACGCGGTGGCGATCATCTGGGAACCCGATGAACCGGGTGAAGAAGCACGCAGTTTCACCTATCGCGAATTGCATGCCGAAGTGTGCCGCTTCGCCAACGTCCTCAAGGCGCTGGGCGTGGCCAAAGGCGACCGCGTCACGATCTATCTGCCGATGATCCCGGAAGCGGCGTTCGCCGTACTGGCGTGCGCGCGGATCGGCGCGATCCATTCGGTGGTGTTCGGCGGCTTTTCGCCCGAGGCGCTGGCCGGGCGGATCGAGGATTGCGACAGTAAGCTGGTGATCACCGCCGACGAGGGCCGCCGCGGCGGCAAGCGCATCGCGCTCAAGGCCAATGTCGACGAAGCCGCGGCGCGGGCGCCGAGCCTGGAGACGGTGCTGGTCGTCAGGGCGACCGGCGGCGAGGTGACGATGAGCGAGGGGCGCGACATCTGGTTCGACGCGGTCGCGCAGGGCGTCGCGGCGGATTGCCCCGCCGAGCCGATGGGTGCCGAGGACCCGCTGTTCATCCTCTATACCAGTGGCTCCACCGGCAAACCCAAGGGCGTGCTGCACACCACCGGCGGATATCTGCTGTGGGCGGCCATGACGCACGATCTGGCGTTCGACTATGTGCAAGGCGACGTGTTCTGGTGCGCCGCGGATATCGGCTGGGTTACCGGGCACAGCTATATCCTCTACGGCCCGCTCGCCAACGGCGCGACGACGCTGATGTACGAGGGGCTGCCCAACTGGCCCGACGCCAGCCGCATCTGGCAGATCGTCGACAAGCACAAGGTGCACACACTGTTCACCGCGCCGACCGCCCTGCGTGCGCTGATGAAGGACGGCGACGGCCCGGTGCGGGCGACCGATCGCTCGTCGCTCAAGCTGCTCGGCACGGTCGGCGAGCCGATCAATCCCGA
Coding sequences:
- the acs gene encoding acetate--CoA ligase; translated protein: MAQPDLYPVPPEWAARAKVDAASYAQLHGRSLADPGSFWLEQARRLDWVKRPEIAGDWSFDEKDFHIQWFADGKLNAAANCIDRHLKERSDAVAIIWEPDEPGEEARSFTYRELHAEVCRFANVLKALGVAKGDRVTIYLPMIPEAAFAVLACARIGAIHSVVFGGFSPEALAGRIEDCDSKLVITADEGRRGGKRIALKANVDEAAARAPSLETVLVVRATGGEVTMSEGRDIWFDAVAQGVAADCPAEPMGAEDPLFILYTSGSTGKPKGVLHTTGGYLLWAAMTHDLAFDYVQGDVFWCAADIGWVTGHSYILYGPLANGATTLMYEGLPNWPDASRIWQIVDKHKVHTLFTAPTALRALMKDGDGPVRATDRSSLKLLGTVGEPINPEAWRWYHGVVGEGLCPIIDTWWQTETGGAMIAPLPGATDLKPGSATKPMPGVDPQIVDAEGQVLSGAAEGNLVIARSWPGQMRTVWGDHDRFFQTYFTTYPGKYFTGDGARRDGDGDYWITGRVDDVINVSGHRMGTAEVESALVAHPKVAEAAVVGMPHDVKGQGIYAYVTLNAGEEGGEALRDELRQWVRKEIGPIATPDALQFAPGLPKTRSGKIMRRILRKIAEGDVGSLGDTSTLAEPAVVGDLVANRVA